TGGGCGGCTCCCAACATGCATCATATCAGACAGCATCATGTCCTTTGCAATTGACGTTGCCGAAGAGCTTAACATTCCTATAATCACTTTTAGACCGTACAGTGCTTACTGCTCCTGGTCGGACTTTCATTTTTCCAAGCTTGCAGAAGAAGGGGAACTTCCGGTCACAGGTCGGtttctctttttcatttttttttaaaaaaaatatatatttaatactGAAGTCTTGATTTAAACATGTACATGTAACATGTAACATCATGCAATATGTTGCCTGCTTTTGTGAAATTGCAGATGAAAACTTTGATAAGCCCGTTACGTGCATTCCGGAGCTGGAAAATATCTTTCGGAATAGAGACCTTCCGAGCATTTGTAGACATGGAGGACCCGATGATCCCATTTTGCAGACCTTCATTAGGGATACCTCTGCCACGACTCGAACTTCAGCTCTCGTAATTAACACCTTCAACGAAATTGAAGGGCCTATCATATCAAAACTGGGTTCTCGTTTGACCAAAATTTACACTGTTGGTCCTCTACACGCTTTGTTGAAGTCGCGGATCCAAGAAGACTCCGTGGAGTCATCCCCGTTAGAGTCAAACAATTGTGTTTTATCGAAAGAGGACAGAAGTTGCATGACGTGGCTGGGTTCTCAGCCGTCTAGATCGGTATTATATGTCAGTTTTGGAAGTTTCATCAAGCTTAGCTGTGACCAAATTTTAGAGTTTTGGCATGGCATAGTCAATAGTGGAAAAGGGTTCTTGTGGGTCATAAGATCGGACTTGATTGATGGAGAGTCCGGTGTTGGCCCAGTTCCAGCGGAGCTCGATCAGGGGACCAAGGAAAGAGGGTGCATTGTTAGCTGGGCTCCACAAGAGGAGGTCCTGGCCCACCAAGCAATTGGTGGGTTTTTGACTCATAGCGGCTGGAATTCAACTTTGGAGAGCATGGTAGCCGGAGTGCCCATGATTTGTTGGCCACAAGTTGGTGATCAACAAGTTAACAGTAGGTGTGTGAGTGAGATTTGGAAGATTGGATTTGATATGAAGGACACGTGTGATAGATCGACGATTGAGAAGTTGGTAAGGGACTTGATGGATAACAAAAGGGATAAGATCATGGAGTCGACGGTTCAGATTGCGAAAATGGCTCGTGATGCTGTCAAGGAAGGCGGGTCTTCTTATCGTAACCTGGAGAAGTTGATTGAAGACACAAGATTAATGGCTTTTTAAGGCTTGAAAAACATGATTTAATGTAGTGCTttcatagaaaaataatattgaaatgGTAAAAAGCttattgtgatttgtgaatgCCCAAAGTCAAAAGAATAATTCAGTAACTGTAGCTCGTATTAATAAGATCATTGGAAATTTTACGGTCTtgtatgttattattttaacaatcATATTTTAGCACTGAAATAACCCCAAGTTTATTGAAATTTGGCCTGAAAAGAATGAAGTACATAGTGGAATTCATAAATTTACTAATTCAACATTTCGTTATTTTGGCCAACGTCTTCCCAGTtgtatgaattatttattcttgTTGTTACATAAATATTCCTTATAGTGGCAGTGCTAAACCagtagattttttaa
This window of the Citrus sinensis cultivar Valencia sweet orange chromosome 8, DVS_A1.0, whole genome shotgun sequence genome carries:
- the LOC102623891 gene encoding 7-deoxyloganetic acid glucosyltransferase-like: MEQTRVPHVVLLPFPAYGHIKPMLSLAKLFSHAGFRITFVNTDQYHDRLFGNTDVTAFYKHFPNFLCTSIPDGLPPDNSRFGIYTKDWFCSNKPVSKLAFRQLLMTPGRLPTCIISDSIMSFAIDVAEELNIPIITFRPYSAYCSWSDFHFSKLAEEGELPVTDENFDKPVTCIPELENIFRNRDLPSICRHGGPDDPILQTFIRDTSATTRTSALVINTFNEIEGPIISKLGSRLTKIYTVGPLHALLKSRIQEDSVESSPLESNNCVLSKEDRSCMTWLGSQPSRSVLYVSFGSFIKLSCDQILEFWHGIVNSGKGFLWVIRSDLIDGESGVGPVPAELDQGTKERGCIVSWAPQEEVLAHQAIGGFLTHSGWNSTLESMVAGVPMICWPQVGDQQVNSRCVSEIWKIGFDMKDTCDRSTIEKLVRDLMDNKRDKIMESTVQIAKMARDAVKEGGSSYRNLEKLIEDTRLMAF